The following DNA comes from Anaerostipes rhamnosivorans.
AGGCTGAATTATGCGATTTTAAAAATTATCATTGTTTCATTTTTTGTTCCAGTCCTTTCAGTCATATTTGAGAGAATCTCTCACGAGACTCTGTTGTTTTCAACTACGACTGTGATCAGGAGAATAACGGAGGTCATTGGGATCGTATGGATTTCTGGGGCAGTGGTTACGTGTTGTTTTTATATCCTTAAGTTCATACAACTGAAAAAGGCACTTTATAATGCTTGTATCTGTGACAAAAAGATCCAGCATATTGCTGGAAACTGCAGGGACAAGCTGGGTGTCAGGCGGAACATTGAAGTCTATCAGAGCTATCAGGTGCCGGTGCCGTTTATCTGTGGATTTTTACGGCCTAAGATCATACTGCCGGAAGAGCAGTACACCAAGCAGGAGCTTGAGATCATTCTGCTCCACGAGCTGGAGCACTATAAACAGAAGGATATCCTGTGGAAGTTGCTGTGTAATCTTATGGCGTGTGTTCACTGGTTTAATCCACTAAAGAAGGAAATCTGTAGGCAGATCGAGGATTGGAGTGAGGTGTATTGCGATGTACATGTGCTCAAAACCTTCGGAAGCCTAAAGCAGTATTTCAATACGATCATTTCGATTGCCACGGGAAAAAGCGGGTACCGCCAGTATCTGGCATCTGCTCTGTATGAAAACAGCAGAGGGCTGGAACTCAGAATGAGAAGAACCGCTTCGATCCGGAAGATGGCGGGGATTCCATGGAAAAGCGCGCAGATCTTCTTTGTATGTTTTTGTACGCTTGGAGTGGCTACGATTTCAGGCGCGTCTTATGGATATTACAGAGGGTATCTGTATCTGGAAGATGCGACCAGCATAAAGATAGAAGAAGAACAGGACCCTCCAAAAGTAATGGGGGAGAAAAAAAGGGCAGGGATGTTTGCGGTGAATCAGAGGACAATGCAGGATGATGTGCCTGGGAAGGAGAAGGACATATGGATTGACTGGTGGCCTGAGGCAGGAGAGAGCTTGATAAGCGGTAAATTCCGGGCAGAAGAGGGGGATACCATTCATATTATGCTAATGACATCTGAAGATGAGAACACAAAAGTGAAAAATAGTGAAATACTTGCAGGTGTTATACAGCCAGACGGAACACAAAGGTTTGTCTCGGATAAAGACCAGTTGCAGCATAGCTTCCAGATTAGAAAAAGTGGAGAATATCGTTTCTTTGTGGAAAATCAAACAGATAAGAAGATTCAATTGGCAGGAGATTATGAATTGATATCTAAGAAGAACAAGTGAGGAATGGAGGTATAGAGATGAGAAAGAAAATTTTTAAATGTTTAGCAATTACCATGCTTTTTGTTTTAATGGCTATCCCGGTTACAGTCTCCGCAGAAGAAATTGATGGTGAAACAGAATATATTTCTATGGAGGAAGATCCAGAGTTAACAGTAGAAACAGTAGATGAAGTTTTAATGCCTGCCTATACAACAAGTTATGCGTTGAATTGGACTGTAGGTAATACAGTCTTTAAACAGACAAAAGAATTTAGCAAGACATCTGGCAGTACAGTCAGCATTTATGCAAAGATAGCACCTACGACAAAAAACGTAACGATAGGCATAAAAAATACTGGCGGAGCAAGACAATATGTAAAGGCTACAGGAACTGTTAACAAAACTTTTAAAATAACAAAGACAGGGAAATATAGAGTTTTTGTTGAAAACAAATCAGGTAAATCCATTACTGTAAAGGGTAATTACAGAAGGTAATGTACCGGTATGGAAGGGTGGTGATAAGAATAGAGAAATTTAGAACCTGTAGTTTTAAGCTTATACATAAGAAAATTATTATAATAAAGATCCATGCAATACAAATGGCCGGCAAACCAGATATCTGCAAAAGCAGATAGCGTATCACATGGACATCTTTATTATAACAGATGCTGCAAATGTATAAAAGGAGAGAACGTTATGATAAAGAAATTTAGGAAGCCAGCGCTCAGTGCTGTTCTGTCTTTCATTTTGATGTTTACATCTGTCCAGTGGGGCGGTATTTTAGCCGCAGCCAGAGATGTAAAAGCGGCAGAAACGAAAGCAGAAGAGACAAAAAACGTAAAAGAAGTCATTGACAGTGAGAGCACAAAGAATTCCACCACATTCCGATTGTCAGGCGGAAAGAAAGAGTCTGTATTTTATGGACAGGATGTGCGGTACGAGGATGAAAACGGAAACTTAAAAGACTATGACCCAAGCCTTGTGGACATCAAGGAAAAGACTAGTGAACACGGCCATAACCTTAAAGATTATCAATATGAAAATAAAGATGGGGATAAGAAGCAGTATCTTCCGAAGAAACTGACGGAATCCACACCGGTGCTGATGGAACATGATCAATACGAGATTTCATTTTCACCGATCACCGGACAGAACAATACTGACAGCACAGAAAGTGATAAGAAAGACGTAGATAAGGAAAATGCATTTGCATCTATCAATAAATTGACAAGGACAAAGCTTAAGAGAGAGAAAGTCCTGACTGCAGAGGATGAAAAGGAAGAGCTGCCAGTCAGCGTGTCCTATGAGTCTGAAGACAAAAACTGCACGTTCTTATATCAGTCTCTGGATACGGGAGTGAAAGAAAGTGTCACATTAAAAGAGATCCCGGAGAGCAACCAGCTGAAGTTTAAGTTCTATGCCAAGGGACTGGAGGCAAAGAAAAATACAGAGGACGGAGGAATCACATTCTATGACAAGAAAAGTGAAGATATCATTGCCTCCTTAGAAGCACCAACCATGAACGATGCCACAGGGGATGGTTACAGCGAGAAACTATCCTATGATATGGAACCGATTCAGGGAGAAAAGGATACTTACGAATTAACATTGACACTGGATGAAGAGTATCTGAAGGATAAGGATAGGAAATACCCGATCACCATTGATCCGACGGTTACCTGGAAAGGGTCAACGGATTTCTGGGATGTGTATGTGATCAACGGAAGTTATAAAAATACAAACTTTTATGATTCAGGCGTCACAGCTATGATGGCGGGAAAAGCCAGCAAGGGAACCTACAGGACTTATCTCAGATTTAAAGACTTTACTGCAAAGATCAAAAATAAGTATGTGGACTCGGCTACACTGACCATGTATGAAACCGGGGACAGCACCAGCGGGCAGACGATTGAAGCCAGAAGGGTGACTTCCAACTGGTCAAGACCAGGTCTTACATGGAGCAACCGTCCAGGATATTCTACCAATTATGGAAGCGTCAAGACAACCGGGACGATTCATAAATCAAGAGCGATCAACTTGACAAAGTATGCCAGAGAGTGCGCCAACGGTTCCATTACCTCTTATGGCGTTATGCTCAAAAATGCCGATGAGACGAAAAAGTACGGGCAGTTTTACAGTTCCAGATATTCCAATGCCAGTTATCGGCCGAAAATGAGCGTGACTTATTACGATGGACCGACCACGCCTACATCTGCATCTGTGACTCCACAGTACCTGAAAAAGGGACAGACACTCACCGCAAAATGGGCAGGGATCAGTTCAAAGTCCTTAAATCGGGTAGAATATCGGGTTGCAACCTATGATCCGGTGAAGAATGCGGAAGTGAACGCCAGTTACCGTGCCTATTCAAGCAGTACCAAGCTTGGAACCACAGCCAGCGGAAGTGCGTCTGTGGCAGACAGCAAGAACTGGCCGGAGGGGTGTTATAAGTTTGTCATCCGGGGAGTAGACAACGGAGGAATCAATGGAACTGGGAAAGGATATATTTTTTACATAGACGGCACGGCGCCGAAGATCAACAGTATGACCATTGATGCCGGAGATGGAAAGGGAGGATCAGAGGAGAATCCGTCTTCCAATGTGACACCCGCTTTAAAATGGAATGTGACTGAAAAATATCTGTCAAAAGTGGAATATAAGGTTGGAAACGGAAGCTATGTCAATGCAGGCAGCGCACTGGCTGGACAGGTTTCCATTCCAGCATCTAATTTTAAAGATGCTGGAACTTATCAGATTACGATGAGGGTCACAGATAAGGCGGGGTATACTGCAGAGACATCCAAATACTACTATTATATCGACAACTCCAAGGCTGCCGACTATAAGCCGTCAGGGACAAAGCTTGTCAATTCTTACGGAAAGAACATCGTTTCCTGGGATAAAAAAGAAGGACTTCCGGGAAGCATTTGTTATGAAGTATACAGAGGAGGGAGTGCTGACTTTGTTCCAGGACAGGCTGATCTGGTCAGAGCCGGAGCAAAGGATTCTTATTGTGTCGATACAATGGCTGGAGACGGAAAAGATTATTACTACAAGGTCCGTTCTGTAAAACTATCAAAAAAAGGGAATGTCATTGGAACCAGTGATTTTGTGAGTGCAGGGCATGCGAAACAGAGTGCCGGATCTGAATTTAAGCAGTGGCTTGGATCTAAAGAGTATAGAGAAACACTGGAATTCAGCACACCAAACGGAAATGGAACCGTAGATAAAGCAGGCGGTAATCTTACCTTTCAGGCGGAAGACTTTACAATTCCGGCAGGCCAGCTTAACATGGGGCTTACCAGGACCTACAACAGCCAGTCTGATAAGACGGGAATGTTTGGAGACGGATGGTATGATACGTTTCACAAAGAAATATATCAGGTCGGAGACAATTTGATATTCGAAGACAGCGATGGAACTTATGTGACATTTGAAAAGAAGGGGGATTCCTATGTTTCCAGGGAGACCAAAGACTATAAGCTAAGCTTTGAGGAAGAAACTTCAAATACGAGAAGTGCATCTGATACAGGCAGCAGTCCGGCTGTGAAACAGTATATGTCTAAAGCAGCGGGGAGTGTTGTAGGAGTCTTCGGAAAGGGACCCTCCAAACAGATTAGTTTTGAGGCCAGCCATAATGTGTCCTCAGATTCACCGGGAGGCCAGTCTGAGCAAAAGACAGTAACGAAAAATATTACTTATGCATGTACCATTACAACTAAGGATAATACCATTTACCAATTTAACAGCAATGGCCAGCTGACTTCAATGAAAGAGGCCAATGATAACTTTATTGTCTATGAATATGACACCAGAGGCCGTCTGAAAACAGTAACCTCCAACAAGATTAAAACGCTGACCATGAAGTATCATGAAGGAGAGAATGCAGATCTTCTAAAAGAAATCGTTTTGCCTGACGGCACAAAGATGGAATATACTTATTCCGGAAGAAAGCTGGTGAAGGCCGTACACAGCAGCGCTGACGGAAGTGAATCTGTGTCATTTGAATACGGGTATGATGCAGCCAGTTTTGTAAATACCATTAAGGATGCCAAAGGAAATGCATATGATATTGTCTATGAAAATAACCGGGCAGTCAAAGTCAAAAAGCCAAATGGAGAGTATCAGAAAATAGCTTACGGAGATGGACAAACCACAGTTTCTAAGCACAAAACGAATGATGAGAAAATAGCAGAAGATTCCATTACCTATGACAAAGCAAATGGAAAAGTTTTAACTTCCACAAATACCGCAGGAAATAAGACATCCTATCAGTATGAAAATACCGACAATGAACTGCTCTGCACAGGGACAACAACAAAAATAAATTATCAGACGGTATCAGATACAGGAAAGATCAATTTTGCATCTGAAGAAGTGACCACAAAAACACAGTATGATGCCAATGAAAATGTGACCATGGAAAAGGACGAGTCAGGACAAGTGACTCAGACCACCTATGGAACCGGTGGAGAGGCGAACCTTCCAAAAACAGAAGTGACGAAACAGGGTGACGCAGTCATTTCAAATGTCTCTTATTCGTATGATAAAAATGGAAACCCTATAAAAGAATCTGATTCCATTGCGGACACAGAGACTGAATGGGATTATGACGAAGATGGAGAAGTCATTTTAGAAGAAGAGTATGAGGAGGGAGAGCTTCAATCCAAAGAAGAAACAGATTATACAGAAAAGGATCACATTATTACAGAAGACAGCACCCTTACCCAGGGAAATGTAAAAGAATCTTCAACAACAGTCTTAGATGCCATGGGCAGAGAGACGCAGACTCAGGATGAAAATACAAAAGAAATCACAAAGTCAGCCTACGATTTCCTTGGCAGGCAGACAAAGGTTCAAAAAGAACTGGACGGCATAACAAAGACAACCCAAAAGACCTATGATGCCAACGGTGCTCTTCTGTCAGAAGTTTCAGAGACAGGCGTGACTACATCTTACAGCTATGACACCTTAAACCGGGTGAAAACAACGACAGAAGTCTCAAAAGACGGAGTTACAAAGACTACAACGACGGATTATGGATATGCCGATCAGGAAATTCATACACTGAATGGAACTAAAAGCTATCATAATCTGGAACTGACGACAACAACGGTGAATGGCACCGTCCAGAGCCAGACTTACACCGACACTTCTGGAAATACAGTCCGGGAAAAGACCAATGGAATTTATACAGACCATGTGTTTAGCGAAGATGGAAAAGAAATCGCTTCCATTCTTCTGGGAACGGACCAGGGTGCCGAGGTCAAAGGAAAGGTGACCTTAAATCTTTATAACCGCGATGGGAAACAGACCCATACCATCCAGAATCCTGTCGTATCTGGTCAGGATGTTTCTGTGGATCCGGATCAATCCATCGTGAATCAAACAGCCTATGACGACAAAGGAAACGAATCATCTAAGACAGATGGTAACGGACATACCATTGCCTACACTTATGATGACCAGAATCGGGTCATCAAGGTATCTCAGGGAGAAAACAGCACTACCGTTTCTTACAGCATGGGCAGTGACGGGGCTTCCACTACAAGCATCACGGATGCCATGGGTCATGAGAATATTGAAGTGACCAATGCGGCAGGACTTAGTGAGAGTACAACAGATAAAGGAAATCTGGGCGAGAGTATTTCCACCAAGTTTACTTATGACACCAATGGAAATAAGACAAAGGAAACCTATGAAAACGGTGCTTACAAAACTTATCACTATGACAAAAAGAACCGTCTAACCGAGACGAATACCTACGAGGCGCCGGAAGCAGGCAGTGATACAGGAACAAGATCATTAAAAACCGCTTATAGTTACGACAGCAATGACCAGCTTCTTGAGATGGTGGATTATCAGGTCAGCGGCAATACAGAAACCGCTTACCGTTATACAGAATGTGAGTATGATGGTCTTCAGAGGAAAACTGGATATGCTGAGATCAGCCAGTCAGAGAAACCCACTGCGGATGAGATGAAAAGCCACCGCATCCGATACAGCTATGACTCCGAAGGAAAGATAATAAAAGTCACGTATCCCACAACAAAGGATGGCGTAAAGGCTCTGTCTTATCACTATACAAAGAATGGATGGCTTTCTGAGATTCAGGCAGATATAAAGAATGGGGCCGATGTCAAAGAAGCGGATGTACGGACTTATACTTATGATCGTTATGGAAAAGTGACAGAGATCAAAGACTACCGCAACATTCTGTCTGCAGGTGACAAAGCGGTGAAAAAAGTTTACACCTATGACGACTTTGACCGGGTTGCAAAGATGGTCTATACGGATCTTGAACATCCGGATACGGTGATAGAATCCTATACCTATTCCTATGACAAGAATTCTAACATTGTAGAAAAGACGCAGGTAAATAACTATCCGAAAAAGGATCAGGAAAAAGTCAACGAGACAAAGGCTTATACTTATGACTCGCTGGGAAGACTTACAAAGACTGTTACTACAGACCATCAAAAGGAAGACAGCAAAAAGACCGTTACCTATACTTATGATAAGGTTGGAAACCGTCTTTCTGAGGAAAAAGGTGATACAAAAACAACCTATGATTATAATGGACTGGATCAGATCACAGCTTCCACCACATGGAAAGATGGTACAGCAAAAGAGAACAGGCAGTATGTCTATGATAAGAACGGGAATGAGATAGGACAGACCAATACAAAGACCGGGGAGATTATTTACCGCACTTATGATGCAGAAAACCGCCTGTCCGAAGTATCTGTCACAAAGGACGGGAAGAATGCTGTCGTGCAGCAGAATCGTTATAATGGAGATGGACAGCGTACCCAGAGGGTAGAAGGTGAAAAGACAACCAACTACTATTATCAGGACGGAGCCGTATCCTACACGACCGATGCCAATGGAGAGCAGACATCCCAGGATCTTTTTGGAACAGACGGAAATATTGTTGGGACCCAGAGGTATTCAGGGGATAAAACTGCATACTATGTGTATACCAAAGACATCCAGGGAAGTACCACAAACCTTTTGAAGGAAGACGGGACGGTAGATGTTTCCTATCGTTATGATGACTTTGGAGAGACGGATAGTGTTGGGGATAATACATCCGAGAATGAAACCTGTTATACTGGCGGACGTTATGATGAGACGACGGGGCTTTATTATCTGAATGCACGGTATTATAATCCAGAGGATGGAAGGTTTTTGTCTGAGGATACCTATCGTGGGGAAGTGAATGAGCCGGATAGCCAGCATTTGTATGTTTATTGTGCTAATAATCCGGTGAACTATGTGGATCCAAGTGGACATAAGTTTTTAGGATATTGGAGTTCAAAACAACATTACTACGCATTTAATCAAAATGCACCGCAAATGTACGCAGGATATAATGATTTTTATGATATGAATTCTTGGGCTGTGGGTGACTTGACTACAAAGAAGATTGAGACTTCACATTGGCGTTTACAGTTTTGGAAAGGTATATATGGGCCACCATATGTACCAGCGGTAGCAAATGGTTGTGAAATCGGTTTATACTATAGAAAATCAACCCGGAGCAAACACTGGAATTGTGCATATGACTCGAACAAAAGGTTAAGAATGAGAATGTCTTTATATGCAAATGGGAAAAAATTATTTACACGTGATAGTAAAACATCGACTGACCAAGGAAAAGCATGGTGGTTAACAGGATTTACTCCTAGACCATATTTACCAAAAAAGAAGACATGGGGAAAAACTACTTTAAAAATGACAGGTACATTGTGGTTTCCTTCAAGTGGAAAATACAGGACACAAATGAGGGATTTATCTAAAAAATTGGCTAAGGCTAAGTTTAAAAACTTGAAGGTAAACGGGTCATTAACGAGGAGGACATTTTCCTGGAAAGGATGGTAGGTTAATATTGAAAAAAGGCTGGATGATATTTATTTTAAGTTTAGTTATTAGTTTTACAACTGGATGTAATAAACAAACAAATATGGCAGAAGAACAGTTGTATGAATCTATTTGTAGACCAAATATCCAAGGTGTAAAGGAAGCTTTGTCGAATGATAAGAAGATTGCTAACAAGAATATCAAACGTCATCGCAAGTTGAAGCCGCTGGATCTTTCTTTGAGAGAAATAGAAAATGAGCGCATCCAATTACAAATCTGCTCCATGCTAATCAAGGCAGGAGCAGATGTAAATGAAATTGGAGAAGATAAGCTTTCTCATTTATGCTGGGCTATTGAAAACAATAGATATGAGATAGCAGAAGAACTGATAAAAGCGGAGGCTGATGTAAATCAAAAAAGTGATGAAGGAAATTCTCCTTTAAGGGCTGCGGTAAGTAATTTGTATCCTTATAACTGTGAAAATAGACGAAAAATAATTGCACAGCTTTCAAATCGTGGTGTGAAACTGGATCGAGAGTTATTTACATATTTTTATCAACATAATGATTATGGAATGAATTATTATTTCGCACCAGAAATCTTAAAATTAATGCAGAAGAACAAAGTAAATCCTAATATACCAAAAGAAGTTCAATATGCAGTACAAGGAGATGACAAAAAGGTACAAAAGTATTTGAAAGAAAACAGATCCAAAAAACATTTAAACAAGAATAGTTTTTTATCATTTGCTGTGGCCTACTGTAATGTGGATACACTGAGTGTTATGAAAGAAGTCGGTTATGATTTCTCATGGAAAGATGAAGATGGTGTGAATTGTTTACAAATAGCAGCCCTATGTAATGATGCAAATGTTGTAAAATTTCTGTTGCAGGAAGGTTTGGATGGTAACAGCAGGACTGATTACTATAAAGCAGATGCTGTCTCCTTTGCAGTTCTTGGAGGGAAATTAGAAAATGCCAGATTATTAAAGAAGGATGGGAATGTGAAGTTTGAAAAAAATAAGAATGATGGAGAGGTAGTTTCATGGCAGTTTATTACGGCATTTGGAAACCAAGAATCCTTTGCAGCGATGAATGAATTGGGGTATGTACCAACTGATATTGAAGTGTATCATGCCTATGAACAAGTGAATGATGAAACTTTCAGGTATCTATTAGACCATCACTATTCAATTAAAGTTAAGGAAGATGGAGATAACTTATTGGACAGTGTATGCTTAGATGATTCAACTTACAAAGCTCAGGAACTATGTAAAAGAGGCTTAAAGGCCTCAGAGGAGAATTTAAAAACATTAATTTGGATTGGAGGCAGCCACTTAGCGAAGGAGATTATGGAAAATGGGATGACGCAAGGAAAGATCAGGAAAAATGTATTGCTTCAGGAATCAATCAACATTGGTGATTTTTCTATGGTAAGATATCTCGTTAAGAACGGTGCAGAAATAAATAAGTATGTGAAAGATGAGACAGAGAATTTTTCATGGACATCAATGAATATGGCATGTGGAAGAGAGAGCATAAAGATCATTGAGTATTTGATAAAGAATGGAGGAGATATTAATAAAAAGGATTCCGATGGGAAAGATTGTAGGCAAATTGCAGAAGAGGCGGGATACACATGGAATATCAATTATTTAAAAAGTAAAAACTGATTTTCATGAGATAATGTACTAAACTTTAAAAATGTGTTTTTATAAGCCATAGCATGGCTAGTTTAGGTGTGTTATGGCTTCTATTATAATAAATGTAATGCTTATGTTGTAATCATATTGAATAATTATTATCATCCATTAGGTACTTGCTACAATAGAACTATAGAGAGTAAAAAGGTCATTTAAGGATATATCAGATATTAATTTAGTTTTATTAAAGAATATTGACCGTGATTTATATTTAGAAGTTTTAAATATTTTAGAAATAGTAAGTGACTCATTTGCTGTTATTCAGCCATTGAGAAACTGTTGGGAGGATGTTGAATATAATGATTTTGATATCGTTAAACAGCTTATGCATTTTCATATAAAAAGCGATCGTGTTTCAAAATATGAAGGAAGAAAGAAACATATCATTCATACTCAAAGAAGGAAAAAGCTCCCTGATAATAGACATTTATTTTATTGCTGTAATGAGAGTATTGCAATATTAAAATCATATCATTCTTTTACACAGATCAGAGAAAAAGAAGGAGAAGTAGATTTCAGCTTTTTTAAAGATGGTTGTGTTATTTTTACTACAATTATTCATGAAAATATGTACTTAGGCGATCAGAAACTGTTCAATAATCTTTTGTATAAGAAAGATTCTAAATAAGTATGACGGTAGGACAAGGATATCGTTATTTTATAACGTTACTTAAGGTTTAAAAGGAGTAAACAAATATGGTTCAAAGTAATTGCAATACACAAATAGTAAGATTTGATAAAGAACTTCTATTCGATATTTTTCTTCAAGCTATAACATTGATTTTATTTTTAATTTGCATTGGTGCTCTTTTGTTTATTATTTATTCTATAATTAAAAAGTTGTTTAAGAAATATAAAAAGAAACAATAAATTGCCTAATATCCATCAAAGGGACCACTCTTGTTAATTCAATTTGCAATTACATATGCAGAAAGGATAGAGTATGAAGAGGTTGATTAAAATTCTAGTAAGTATATGTATTGTAGTTGGACTATTTAATTTATGTCTGTTATTTTTTCAGAAAGTAGGAATAAGGATTAATAATTCATCAGAGTTTAGCAATATGGCAGAGGTCTCCCCACAAACAAATTGTGTTTTAGTCAGAAAAACAAATTCTATTAAGAATTTTCCATTTATTTTTGGAGAACGGCTGTACCTATATGATATTGATAAGAATAGAGAGTATTTAATAGGGAATTGTCTGTTTCCTTTTTATTCCTATGGAGATATGTTGGTAGTCCAGAACAATAAAGTATACTATAATTATTTTAGAGAAGGACCTGGGATTGAATTATACTCAAAAAAATTAAAGGGTGTTGGCACAGGCAGAAAAATATTACAAGAAGTAGGATTATATACAGTCTCTTCAAAAGAGATCTATTATTTAAACATTGAAGAAACAACATTCAAAGAAGAAAAGAATTATCTTTATAAAAAGAATCTGGAAAATGGAGAAATAAAAACAGTATTAAAAGAAAATTTGTCCGATATATTGCGGTTTGATCATGGGTATCTCTATAGTTGGAATAGGTACTCCAAGGAGGTCTTAGAAATAAATGAACAGACCAAATCAATCGTCAGATGCCCACAAAATGAGCCGCCACTGTGGATCGGTTATGTAGATTCGAAACAATTCTTAATTATAGATGAATCAAATATTGTTTTGTACAATAAAAGAACAAAGAAAAAAAGGTATCTGGTTAAAAATATTAAAAGAGAAGATGAGTTACTAAATGAAAAAGCAAAAATTGAGAATGGTTATTTATACTATAGCAATTTAAAATCAGATTTTTACCGTTTAAATATTAAGTCAGGCAAGAAAGAAAAAATAATCTCACTTTTAAGTTTTCATGATATAAAAAAGTACATTAAAAATAATGAACATTATACGGATATTAACTTTTATAAGGATTATGTTGTAATTGATTTAAGTTATTCTTCCAGTAAGATATTAAATACTATGAAGAGGAGATTGCTTGTTTTTAATTATCGAGGAAAGTTAATAAGAAACAAGAAGATGGCTGCATTATTGTAATTATAGGTTAGGAAATAAGTTTTGGTATTGGTAAAGAATGTGTTTGGAGGTTTTTAATAGATAAAGGCCAAGATGGGTACTGGTTTCTTGAGGAAGGAATGAGTTTAAATGATAAAAAACTCAATATTGAACATTCTGGGATGTATTAGTTTCTTTTCTATTCTATGGATCGTTGTATTTTTTGGATTGGGTGAATTTAATCACTTTGTTTTACGTGATGTTAAGGAGGCTAAAATTGTCGTAGAACAGAATCCTAAATATAGTAATATATATTGCTTAGAATGCTTTCAAGAAAATCTATACTGTATGTCAGAATCCAAAAGCAAGATCTTAGTATATGATTTTCAAGGTAATTATGTTAAGACATTACAGTTGCCTTATTCATCAACTG
Coding sequences within:
- a CDS encoding M56 family metallopeptidase, which produces MSWETIEILIRVFTGIFLCSITGSVLFLYWKLISGRLEKKGNARLNYAILKIIIVSFFVPVLSVIFERISHETLLFSTTTVIRRITEVIGIVWISGAVVTCCFYILKFIQLKKALYNACICDKKIQHIAGNCRDKLGVRRNIEVYQSYQVPVPFICGFLRPKIILPEEQYTKQELEIILLHELEHYKQKDILWKLLCNLMACVHWFNPLKKEICRQIEDWSEVYCDVHVLKTFGSLKQYFNTIISIATGKSGYRQYLASALYENSRGLELRMRRTASIRKMAGIPWKSAQIFFVCFCTLGVATISGASYGYYRGYLYLEDATSIKIEEEQDPPKVMGEKKRAGMFAVNQRTMQDDVPGKEKDIWIDWWPEAGESLISGKFRAEEGDTIHIMLMTSEDENTKVKNSEILAGVIQPDGTQRFVSDKDQLQHSFQIRKSGEYRFFVENQTDKKIQLAGDYELISKKNK